CTCGAAAGCGGGGCGGTTCTTTTTGTTACAGGTACTTGTTATTTCACTTCGGCTTTGTCTTCGTGGAACCGGTAGCCGATGCTCCGCACGGTTTCGATCAGGTCCGCAGAGCCGCCGGCCTTCGTGAGCTTCTGCCGCAGCGTTTTGATGTGAACGTCGATGGTCCGCTCGAGCACGATGGAGTTGTCGCCGATCGCCGCTTCCATCAGTTGTTTGCGGCTGAACGCGCGGCCCGGTTGCCGGACCAAACACTCCAGGAGCCGGAACTCGGTGGGCGTCAGGTCGAGCGCTTCATCGGCGAACGTGACGCGGTGCCGAACGCGGTCGATCTTCACGCCGCTGTAGTCGGTCACGTCGCCCGGTTCGCCCTGCCCCTGGGCGCGGCGCAAGAGGGCCTTCACCTTGTGGAGCAAAATCTTGTTGGTGAACGGCTTGCCCACGTAGTCGTCGGCGCCGAGGGAGTACCCGACCACCTGGTCGGTTTCCTCGGTTTTGGCG
The Gemmata palustris DNA segment above includes these coding regions:
- a CDS encoding response regulator, with the translated sequence MAQPRILIIEDERGLTQSLTWYFNKEGFEVTVSGDGLEGLRKAQTTLPDVVLLDLNLPGMNGLDVCRELRAGERTRDMPIIMITAKTEETDQVVGYSLGADDYVGKPFTNKILLHKVKALLRRAQGQGEPGDVTDYSGVKIDRVRHRVTFADEALDLTPTEFRLLECLVRQPGRAFSRKQLMEAAIGDNSIVLERTIDVHIKTLRQKLTKAGGSADLIETVRSIGYRFHEDKAEVK